A single window of Halobacterium jilantaiense DNA harbors:
- a CDS encoding SPW repeat domain-containing protein produces MSDTQTDPESTRDTDRTRDTLDTSTMQWVSALVAIAGLGLVAYPFVFESTDAAVWNDTMLGTAVFLLAGYNFYRLSKNRLASTGAAALAALLGIAALASPTFVEMGSDDLATATMAGGLVVTVLAAYNAYANNRASAPDRSAART; encoded by the coding sequence ATGAGTGACACCCAGACCGACCCCGAATCGACGCGCGACACCGACCGCACGCGAGACACCCTCGACACCAGCACCATGCAGTGGGTGAGTGCCCTCGTCGCCATCGCGGGCCTCGGACTGGTGGCGTACCCCTTCGTCTTCGAGTCCACGGACGCGGCCGTCTGGAACGACACGATGCTCGGCACCGCCGTCTTCCTGCTCGCGGGGTACAACTTCTACCGGCTGTCGAAGAACCGACTCGCGAGCACCGGCGCGGCGGCGCTGGCGGCGCTGCTCGGCATCGCCGCGCTCGCGTCACCGACGTTCGTCGAGATGGGTAGCGACGACCTCGCGACGGCGACCATGGCCGGCGGGCTCGTCGTGACCGTCCTCGCGGCGTACAACGCCTACGCGAACAACAGAGCCAGCGCGCCCGACCGCAGCGCCGCCCGGACCTGA
- a CDS encoding methyl-accepting chemotaxis protein — MFEFITSLVPGTTGAATPADPDQGETERDDDATTRQESYTHDGHDPREWETEDGHRPEAWREATDVGSVAESFLTGMGYPVFIVDGDGYFTKLNEEARELFGREPGQLYGDCLFDYDEADNSVMRSVLDTGEAVRNRRDTVHAGGEEIPVNRTVLPFFGPDGEVVGALEINEDVSERVELEAREDRLEAYQTEVVDELKTSLDALARGDFTVAPDVREPDADFDAIWNVYREFDEMASDLAYAVESTRETLREARGHADELEAIAASLSDASVAASDAIREIEESSDTVAGVAGEQTEAAERAEANVSDLSATVEEIAATAKEIDELAADANTLASDGATDAEDAIERMESAMAASERNMEVVDSLEARMDRINEMTEMIDEIADQTGMLALNANIEAARAGEAGSGFAVVADEVKDLAEESKDAVAEISETVDDLKDGIDQTADAIHDSNEEVRAGADAVEDVVEAIEDIEGAIAETSHGLGEITDATEDQAEAAETVHHLVGEVADASGDVSSRMQAVAESVERQRDSVTDVADQSGEVDDVSAEMADSLAAFRLADDESASLDE; from the coding sequence ATGTTCGAATTCATCACGTCCCTGGTGCCCGGGACGACCGGCGCGGCGACGCCGGCCGACCCCGACCAGGGCGAAACCGAGCGGGACGACGACGCGACCACCCGCCAGGAGTCGTACACTCACGACGGCCACGACCCTCGCGAGTGGGAGACTGAGGACGGCCACCGACCGGAGGCCTGGCGGGAGGCGACCGACGTCGGGTCCGTCGCCGAGAGCTTCCTCACGGGCATGGGCTACCCCGTGTTCATCGTGGACGGCGACGGCTACTTCACGAAGCTCAACGAGGAGGCCCGCGAGCTGTTCGGGCGGGAGCCCGGCCAGCTCTACGGCGACTGCCTCTTCGACTACGACGAGGCCGACAACTCCGTCATGCGGTCGGTGCTGGACACGGGGGAGGCGGTGCGGAACCGCAGGGACACCGTTCACGCGGGCGGCGAGGAGATTCCCGTGAACCGCACCGTGTTGCCGTTCTTCGGGCCGGACGGCGAGGTGGTCGGCGCGCTCGAAATCAACGAGGACGTCTCCGAGCGCGTCGAACTGGAGGCGCGCGAGGACCGACTGGAGGCCTACCAGACCGAAGTCGTCGACGAACTGAAGACGAGTCTGGACGCGCTCGCCCGTGGTGACTTCACCGTCGCCCCGGACGTCCGGGAGCCCGACGCCGACTTCGACGCCATCTGGAACGTCTACCGGGAGTTCGACGAGATGGCGTCCGACCTCGCGTACGCCGTCGAGAGCACGCGGGAGACGCTCCGGGAGGCCCGCGGTCACGCGGACGAACTGGAGGCCATCGCGGCCTCCCTGAGCGACGCGAGCGTCGCGGCCAGCGACGCAATCCGCGAAATCGAGGAATCCAGCGACACGGTCGCGGGCGTCGCCGGCGAACAGACCGAGGCCGCCGAGCGCGCCGAAGCGAACGTCTCGGACCTCTCCGCGACCGTTGAGGAGATTGCGGCGACCGCCAAGGAGATCGACGAGCTCGCCGCCGATGCCAACACCCTCGCCAGCGACGGCGCGACCGACGCCGAGGACGCCATCGAGCGCATGGAGTCAGCCATGGCGGCCTCCGAGCGCAACATGGAGGTCGTCGACTCGCTGGAGGCGCGCATGGACCGCATCAACGAGATGACCGAGATGATAGACGAGATCGCCGACCAGACGGGGATGCTCGCGCTGAACGCTAACATCGAGGCCGCTCGCGCCGGGGAGGCCGGCAGCGGGTTCGCCGTCGTCGCCGACGAGGTGAAGGACCTCGCGGAGGAGTCGAAGGACGCGGTCGCCGAAATCTCGGAGACCGTCGACGACCTCAAGGACGGCATCGACCAGACCGCCGACGCCATCCACGACTCGAACGAGGAGGTCCGCGCGGGCGCTGACGCCGTCGAAGACGTGGTCGAGGCAATCGAGGACATCGAGGGAGCCATCGCGGAGACGAGCCACGGGCTCGGCGAGATTACGGACGCGACGGAGGACCAGGCGGAAGCGGCCGAGACCGTCCACCACCTCGTCGGAGAGGTCGCGGACGCCAGCGGCGACGTCAGCAGCCGGATGCAGGCGGTCGCCGAGAGCGTCGAACGGCAGCGCGACTCCGTCACCGACGTCGCCGACCAGTCGGGCGAGGTCGACGACGTGTCCGCGGAGATGGCCGACAGCCTCGCGGCCTTCCGGCTCGCCGACGACGAGTCCGCGAGCCTCGACGAGTAG